From the genome of Elusimicrobiaceae bacterium, one region includes:
- a CDS encoding 4'-phosphopantetheinyl transferase superfamily protein, which produces MPFLIVKTGMTSLPPPESFLGGEELSVYNRFKIEKRRRDWLAGRWAAKTALAAQRCPGADLRGLLISSDSEGRPLALFLGKPVTCPISITHSNGVALCAAGRGTTAALGIDLEKSETRSVGWAEFSFHKDELKSHAPEFLTALWTLKEAVLKAAGTGLKAVLNDIRFAAADNIARNLPELPQTPAGPDYSRFLELAAVVAPPVVTGNLAQREEIARLVASLSYRTARTADGFVVSAAWR; this is translated from the coding sequence ATGCCCTTTCTAATTGTCAAAACCGGCATGACCAGTCTGCCCCCGCCGGAAAGTTTTCTGGGGGGGGAGGAACTGTCGGTATACAACCGTTTCAAAATCGAAAAGCGGCGGCGCGACTGGCTGGCCGGACGCTGGGCGGCGAAAACCGCGCTGGCAGCGCAGCGGTGCCCCGGCGCAGATCTGCGCGGCCTGCTAATCTCGTCCGACAGCGAAGGCCGGCCGCTGGCTCTGTTTCTGGGCAAGCCTGTGACATGCCCCATTTCGATAACCCACAGCAACGGCGTTGCGCTTTGCGCCGCCGGACGCGGTACTACCGCCGCGCTGGGCATAGACCTTGAGAAAAGCGAAACCCGTTCGGTCGGCTGGGCGGAATTTTCGTTTCATAAAGACGAGCTGAAAAGCCACGCTCCCGAATTCCTGACCGCGCTGTGGACTCTTAAGGAAGCCGTGCTCAAAGCGGCGGGCACTGGCCTTAAAGCGGTGCTGAACGATATCAGGTTCGCTGCGGCCGACAACATAGCCCGAAACCTGCCGGAACTGCCGCAAACCCCGGCCGGGCCGGACTACTCGCGATTTCTGGAGCTGGCGGCTGTTGTCGCCCCGCCCGTGGTAACGGGCAATCTGGCGCAGCGCGAAGAAATCGCCCGGCTGGTGGCTTCCCTGTCCTACAGGACAGCCCGCACGGCGGACGGGTTTGTAGTCAGCGCGGCCTGGCGATAG
- a CDS encoding acyl-CoA carboxylase subunit beta, which produces MEDFLQAERAEAEAARNKTRRKKKRVISPALLLFRATYEKVNKGGPEDRVAAQKKKGKLTAMERIHYLLDENSFYPVGSLVETTCVDFGMAENKIPGDGVITGFGKINGRDVAVYAQDFTQLGGSLGAAHAKKIARLTVMAAKSRFPVIGLLDSGGARIQEGVSSLDGFGEIFYQNVQASGIVPQISVVLGPCAGGAVYSPALTDFVFMVEGISHMFVTGPNVIKSATGEEVDFDTLGGSMPHSEKSGVCHFVAKSEQDCFRQVRELLGFIPQSRYDRPPTEHNEDPIDRKITLLEKISELHPRKPYRVQHIIWWLADQHEFFEIHQNFAKNIVVGFIRLGGDTVGVVANNPAHLGGALDIAASVKAARFIRFCNNFNIPVLSLIDIGGYYPGLEQEHGGIIRNGAKLLFAYAEATVPKISLILRKAYGGAYIAMNSKCMGSDFNYALPNAEIAVMGPQGAIEILNARKFKTMPPEEQLKEKERMTTEYAAKFATPYHSAAAGALDEVLEPADVRFRLIQSFRLLKKKRTPGEVSLKGNMPT; this is translated from the coding sequence ATGGAAGATTTTTTGCAGGCTGAACGCGCCGAAGCCGAAGCCGCCAGAAACAAAACCCGCAGGAAGAAGAAAAGAGTCATATCCCCGGCTCTGCTGCTGTTCCGCGCGACCTATGAAAAAGTCAACAAGGGCGGGCCGGAAGACCGCGTGGCGGCGCAGAAGAAAAAAGGCAAACTGACCGCCATGGAGCGGATCCATTACCTGCTGGACGAAAACAGCTTTTACCCCGTCGGCAGCCTTGTAGAAACCACCTGCGTGGATTTCGGAATGGCCGAAAACAAGATCCCCGGCGACGGCGTTATCACGGGGTTCGGAAAAATCAACGGGCGGGACGTGGCGGTCTACGCGCAGGATTTCACCCAGCTGGGCGGCTCGCTCGGCGCGGCGCACGCGAAGAAAATCGCGCGGCTGACGGTCATGGCCGCCAAATCGCGGTTCCCGGTTATCGGGCTGCTCGATTCGGGCGGGGCGCGCATTCAGGAAGGCGTGTCCAGTCTCGACGGGTTCGGCGAGATTTTTTACCAGAACGTGCAGGCCTCCGGCATTGTGCCCCAGATTTCGGTGGTATTGGGCCCCTGCGCCGGCGGCGCGGTTTATTCGCCCGCGCTGACCGACTTCGTTTTCATGGTCGAAGGAATCAGCCATATGTTCGTGACGGGCCCCAACGTCATCAAATCGGCGACCGGCGAAGAAGTGGATTTCGACACGCTGGGCGGCAGCATGCCGCACTCGGAGAAAAGCGGAGTCTGCCATTTCGTGGCCAAAAGCGAGCAGGACTGTTTCCGGCAGGTGCGCGAACTGCTCGGTTTCATTCCGCAAAGCCGCTACGACCGTCCGCCTACGGAGCATAACGAGGATCCCATAGACCGCAAAATAACGCTGCTTGAAAAAATCAGCGAACTGCATCCGCGCAAGCCCTACCGGGTGCAGCACATCATCTGGTGGCTGGCCGACCAGCATGAATTCTTCGAGATACACCAGAATTTCGCGAAGAATATCGTAGTGGGGTTTATCCGGCTCGGGGGCGACACGGTGGGCGTGGTCGCCAACAACCCCGCTCATCTGGGCGGCGCGCTCGACATCGCGGCGAGCGTGAAAGCGGCCCGCTTCATAAGGTTCTGCAACAATTTCAACATACCCGTATTAAGCCTCATAGATATCGGCGGCTACTACCCCGGCCTGGAGCAGGAACACGGCGGCATCATCCGCAACGGCGCGAAACTGCTGTTCGCATACGCCGAGGCGACGGTGCCGAAAATCTCGCTTATCCTGCGCAAAGCCTACGGGGGCGCGTATATCGCGATGAACTCCAAATGCATGGGGAGCGATTTCAACTACGCGCTGCCCAACGCCGAGATCGCCGTCATGGGCCCGCAGGGCGCCATTGAAATACTCAACGCCCGCAAGTTCAAAACCATGCCGCCGGAAGAACAGCTCAAGGAAAAAGAACGCATGACCACGGAATATGCGGCCAAATTCGCCACGCCGTACCACAGCGCGGCGGCCGGCGCGCTCGACGAAGTGCTGGAACCGGCGGACGTGCGGTTCCGGCTGATCCAGTCGTTCCGGCTGCTCAAGAAAAAACGCACGCCCGGAGAAGTGTCGCTCAAAGGCAACATGCCCACCTGA